In the genome of Pseudomonas sp. P5_109, one region contains:
- a CDS encoding alpha/beta fold hydrolase gives MALAEIPLCVWRKRSQTFVFRGHSIRYWTAGQGEPLLLIHGFPSASWDWHYLWQPLTQRFRVIACDMLGFGDSAKPVNHDYSLQEQADLQLALLEHLNVEQPVHLFAHDYGDSVAQELLARHYESRVELASCVFLNGGLFPETHRPVLMQKLLLSPLGWMIGRAFSRDGLVRSFRQIFGPKTRPSESQMDDFWSLIESHRGPRIMHKLIAYIPERRVWRNRWVSAMQRGEVPLRVIDGGVDPVSGVHMVERYRELIPEADTVVLPDIGHYPQIEAPCEVLKHYLAFRDQLLFPPRKVAYS, from the coding sequence ATGGCACTCGCCGAGATCCCCCTGTGTGTCTGGCGCAAACGCAGCCAGACCTTCGTATTCCGTGGCCACAGCATCCGTTACTGGACAGCGGGGCAGGGTGAGCCGTTGTTGCTCATTCACGGGTTTCCATCCGCCAGTTGGGACTGGCATTACCTGTGGCAGCCTTTGACCCAGCGATTTCGTGTGATCGCGTGCGACATGCTGGGCTTTGGTGACTCGGCCAAACCGGTGAATCACGACTACAGCCTGCAGGAGCAAGCAGATTTGCAACTGGCACTGCTTGAACACCTGAATGTCGAACAGCCGGTGCACCTGTTCGCCCACGATTACGGTGACAGCGTGGCCCAGGAACTGCTGGCCCGGCACTACGAGTCGCGGGTGGAGCTGGCCAGTTGCGTGTTTCTCAATGGCGGCTTGTTTCCGGAAACCCACCGTCCGGTACTGATGCAAAAACTCCTGCTCAGCCCTTTGGGCTGGATGATTGGCCGCGCCTTCAGCCGCGATGGCCTGGTGAGAAGCTTTCGGCAGATTTTCGGTCCGAAAACCCGTCCCAGTGAAAGCCAGATGGATGATTTCTGGAGCTTGATCGAAAGTCATCGTGGGCCACGGATCATGCACAAATTGATCGCTTACATCCCGGAGCGACGTGTCTGGCGCAATCGCTGGGTGAGCGCGATGCAGCGCGGTGAAGTGCCACTGCGGGTGATCGATGGCGGGGTCGATCCGGTCTCCGGCGTGCACATGGTCGAGCGTTACCGGGAACTGATCCCGGAGGCGGACACGGTGGTGTTGCCCGACATTGGTCACTACCCACAGATCGAGGCGCCCTGCGAGGTGCTCAAGCACTACCTGGCGTTTCGCGATCAACTGCTCTTCCCGCCGCGCAAGGTGGCGTATTCCTGA